TCATGTGCGCGTTGGTGACTATCCGGTCGATGATGGCGTCGGCGAGGATCTTCTCCTCCATCCGGTCGTGCCACTGGCTGGGCGGCAGCTGGGTGCAGTAGATCGTTGAGGCGGCGCGGCAACGCCGGTCGACCAAAGTGTGGAGGGTTTGGACTTGGAGGCGGGTCGGCGCTGTCAAGAACCAGTCGTCGATCACGAGCCCTAACTCGTGCCACTGCCTTTAGTGCCCGGTTTCGGTGATCGCATCGAGGATGTCTTGCGCCTCGGGCGGCACTGCGGGCGGCAGCGTCAACCGTTTCCCGCCTATCTCGACCACCGC
The sequence above is drawn from the Bifidobacteriaceae bacterium genome and encodes:
- a CDS encoding ATP-binding protein gives rise to the protein MIDDWFLTAPTRLQVQTLHTLVDRRCRAASTIYCTQLPPSQWHDRMEEKILADAIIDRIVTNAHMTVMDCVESMRKKFNHIPG